ggccaggatggtcttgatctcctgacctcatgatccgcccacctcggcctcccaaagtgttgggattgcaaatgtgagccaccgcgcctagacCATGGTAGTTAATTTTAAGTGTTCAATTCAGTGACCTTAAGTGTgttcataatgttgtgcaaccatcaccatgtTGTCTAACCATTAGCACTATCTGTTTTGAGAACttttttttatcaccccaaattAGAATTCTGTACCTGTCAAATAGTCCCCAGTaatcctccctcccccagcccctggtaatctGTAGTCTACTTTTCGTCTTTTtgaatttgcctattttaggttcctcatataagtggaattatgtggtatttgtccttttgtgtttggcttacttcatttagcataatgttttcaaggttcatctgtgttgtagcatgtatatACAGGTTGAAGCATCCGTTATCCAAAATGCTTGTGACCAGAAGTggtttggatttcagattttttttttggattttggaatattcatAGATACTTAACTGGTTCAGCATCCCTagtccaaaaatccaaaatcagatggagctcagtggctcatgcttgtaatcccaacacgttgggtggccaaggcaggaggatcacttgagcccaggagttcaaccagcctgagcaacataagaccctatctctccgaaaaaaaaaaaaaagatgaaagaaaaaaaatccaaaatcaaatactccagtgagcatttccttttagCATCATGTCAGGCTCTAAAAGTTACaggttttggagcattttggatttcagatttttggattaacCTGCATTAATGCTCAACCTATAtgaaattttattcctttttatggctgaataatgttccactgtatgtatataccacattttgtttacccattcatctgttaacAGACACTTATTTCCACATTTTGggtattataaatagtgctgctgcGAACATTGGTGTACaggtatctgtttgagtccctgtttttagttcttttggttatatacctaggaatggaattgctgatcATATGGTAAtcctgtgtttaactttttgaggaactaccactgttttccacaatggcatcaccattttacattcccaccagcaatgcacaaagaTTTCAGTGTCTGTATCCTTGCTAacacttattttccattttttgagtttttttgttttgtttttttaataatagccaatcCTAATGGGTATGTGGTAGcatctcatggttttgattttattttcctgactattaatgatgttgagcattttttcaggtGCTTAGTGGCCATTTGTCCGTCATCTTTGGAGCAGGAACAATGTcttttcaagtcctttgcccatttttaaattgaattttttgttgttgagttgtataTAACACCTTTTTTGAAGTAAAAGGTGCACTGTAATAATACAGACTGTGTTTCTCCCTTCTCAGGATTCCTACAGGAAGCAAGTAGTAATTGATGGAGAAACCTGTCTCTTGGATATTCTCGACACAGCAGGTCAAGAGGAGTACAGTGCAATGAGGGACCAGTACATGAGGACTGGGGAGGGCTTTCTTTGTGTATTTGCCATAAATAATACTAAATCATTTGAAGATATTCACCATTATAGGTGGGTTTAAATTGAATATAATAAGTTGACATTAAGGGgtaattatagtttttattttttgagtctttGCTAATGCCAtgcatataatatttaataaaaattttaaaataatgtttatgagGTAGGTAATATCcctgttttataaatgaagttcTTGGGGGATTAGAGCAGTGGAGTAACTTGTTCCAGACTGCATCGGTAGTGGTGGTGCTGGGATTGAAACCTAGGCCTGTTTGACTCCACAGCCTTCTGTACTCTTGACTGTTCTACAAAAGCAAGACTTTAAACTTTTTAGATacatcattaaaaaagaaaaccataaaaaagaatatgaaaagatgATTTGAGATGGTGTCACTTTAACAGTCTTAAAAGCAATCATGTGTGTATAGCGTAGAATTGCTTGGATTGGATAAACAGtggcattatatattttaaaaaataaaagttttgaaaGATTGAAGAATTTGGGCATTACAGTTTTCTTAAATCTGACAAAGCTgcataaaactattaaaataatcattattatgctattttatattctgtttctttGAGGGTTTAGTTTTCCAAAAACTACATATTAAGCAAATAAATCACTCACTGGCTATGTCATATAATAACAAGTTAGCCTAGTTATAAgaagtttaacattttatttaagaacATTGTTACAGCATGTTTACTGTATAGTCTAGTAATAGAGCAAAAGACATTTGGGTGGGTGGTAGTGGTAGTATTTTTATAGAGGAGTTACCAAATTTCAGCTCTATTATCCAAGTTTACCCAGCTAATAGTGTTCGGAACTGGGAATTTGAGCCAATTCTGACTCTGTTGTCTGCTCTGCTCCTTCTTTTGTGCTGTGTCTTTGAAAGTCACCTAAAATTGTGAGGGAATGTAATTTCACCCCAAATTTAGAGTTTATGCACTTGTTATATTGAAAATGATTAACATGTAGAAGGGCTTTTAATGGAATAAGTGGTGTAGTAACTTCAGTGTTGCCTACCTAGAAATCAAAATCTTTCTACTTGTCcactttgttttttgaaaaagtaatatGAAAATTATGTTAATGCTTTAATTCAggtttttgtaaaatattttttatctttacacATTTAACATATGTTTCTAAAATTATAGTCTGTTATATAGCACTTTGGGTCTGGAATTTTTCAGTAGTTTCTGTTTTACTATTATGATCTACCTGCATATTAACCTCTATTAGGTTATAGTTTTACTATACTTCTAGGTATTTGATCTTTTGAGAGAGATACAAGGTTTCTGtttaaaaaggtaaagaaaaaaaataactagtagaagaaggaaggaaaatttgGTGTGGTGGAAACTAGGAATtacattgttttctttcagcCAAATTTTATGACAAAAGTTGTGGACAGGTTTTGAAAGATATTTGTGTTACTAATGCCTGtgctataacttttttttctttcccagagaACAAATTAAAAGAGTTAAGGACTCTGAAGATGTACCTATGGTCCTAGTAGGAAATAAATGTGATTTGCCTTCTAGAACAGTAGACACAAAACAGGCTCAGGACTTAGCAAGAAGTTATGGAATTCCTTTTATTGAAACATCAGCAAAGACAAGACAGGTAAGTAACACTGAAATAAATACAGATCTGTTTTCTGCAAAATCATAACTGTTATGTCATTTAATATATCAGTTTTTCTCTCAATTATGCTATACtaggaaataaaacaatatttagtAAATGTTTTTGTCTCTTGAGAGGGCATTGCTTCTTAATCCAGTGTCCATGGTACTGCTTTTGGCTTTGGTTTCTTTCTACATTGAAAATTTCTCTTCAATTCTGAGCACATGTTAACATTTAGAATTCAAGaggtggggatttttttttcccatggttacatatatatatatatatataaaaagaacagGGCAACAAATTTTTGAGTTTTCTATTTCAGTAGTACTTTTAAACCATTATGTCATGTTTCTAGGTTAAACGTTGTTGTATTTGAAGAATTTTACTTTGGCAGAATTTTTTTGAGGATATGTTTATTTCTGGAGAAAGGTctcattaaagaaagaaaatacccaGAAAGCCAACAGAAATTCTGTTATTCATTTAATGCATTTTTCTGACAAAAATTATTGCCAGAGAGAACCTGAATTTTGTTTCAgaaatcatctttgttttaaaaatgactttttcttcaggtaaaataaaataatttcagttgCTATTATTTAACCTGTTTGTATGAAGAGTTTAACATAtaggaaatgaatacataaaGATAGGAAGGAATTGTTATATGTAGTCACATGTctcttaatgacagggatacttTCTAAGAAAtacattgttaggtgattttgtcattgtgcaaacattatagaatatacttacacaaaccttgGTGGTATAACCTACTATACACCTGGGATATATAGTATAGTCTCTTGCCCCAGGgatacaaacctgtacagtatgtaacTGTACTAATGACTATAAGGCAATTGttaacacaatggtaagttttGTGTGTCTAAACCTACACTTGGGCTACcctaagtttatatattttttttaatttctgttcaataataaattaaccttactttactgtaacttttttaataaactttttaatttttcctaacATTTTGACTTTTGTAATacagcttaaaacacacattATACAGCTatacagatttttctttccttacatccttattctgtaagctttttccatatttaaaattttttatttgtttttacttattaaacttttttgttaaaaactaagacatgcATGCACATTaacctaggcctacacagggtcaggaccaTCAATATCATTGTCTTCCacttccacatcttgtcccactggaagatcttcaggggcagtaacacatgtggagctgtcatctcctataatAACATTGCCTTCTtttggaatacctcctgaaggacctatCCAAGGCTGTTTAtagttaacctttttttttttttttttttttttttagtaaatagGAGGAGTACactataaaataacaatatagGTGCTATACCATTATACAACTgacagtgcagtaggtttgtttacaccagcatcaccacaaacacgtgaGTAATGTGTTGTACTACAATGTTAGGATGGCTATAACATCACTAAGCAATAGGAACTTTTaaactccattataatcttatgggaccactatcACATATGCAATCTCCTGtggaccaaaatgtcattatgtggtacatgactgtaCTAAGAAATTGATCCATCTATATTCATCAATTTGTTTAGGGCTTTTTCTGGTTACATTTACCTGTGAGCCCAGAAAACCAGTTTTGTAGAAATTAACTTCTGTAATGctaggagttaaaaaaaattgctgaacaACTTTTacattgttaaacatttaaaaacaagcaTTCTAGAAgtttatcaaatttcataaaggtgcaaaaatgtaaatgtaaatcaTTATCCAgctaatatatatgttgtatttcCCTAGTAGGAGAGCATATGTACCTCTTCCTAGTTATACAAATTTGATATATAGTAAAGAAACAGTAAATTCTACTTCAAGTCATTTTGGGAGGATTAAAAACTGAATTTCTCTAGTTTGACCATTATACAAATTTCTCTGGCAATTTTACTAAAACCTGATTTATAGGTTAAACTTGGTGTATATCATATCACTTTACTTTAGAGGAATTAAGATTTCACATAAATCCATTTCCAGGTTCCAAAGACCAGGAAGaggcttggtttttgtttttctttttactggtCTTCTATAACCAGTCTCCTTGATTTTTCTTAGGAGAGAAGGTACTGAGAAAACAtgattctaatatttattattttttcttccaacattttcttatgaaacattttcaaatacaaaattgagttttatttaaaacatttgcaaatataCTACCTAGATTCTACCATTGTTGTTTTATATTTGCTTACTTACAACTTTTAAAAGATGCTTTTTATACCACTGAACATTTTAGCTTACatttcacaaagaaaagaaaaaatttaagagactttgcataatgttttaaggggttgcagtaaagaagtgcttcttatattttcttatgcATACAAATCAGCTAGGCTTATTAAAATCTAGATTCTAATTTAGAAGGTTTAGGTGGGGACCGAATCTGCATTTCTGACAAACTCCTAGATGGTATTTTTCTTGGTACTtggaccatactttgagtagAAAAGCAGTAGAGGACATAAAAAGAGTCTTGTTAGTCCCACTTTGTTGCTGTCCACTTCTCATTTGATACTATCCTAAAATAGCTGTGTCTCTTTTTTGGTGGTTGTATGATTACTACCTCAGAAGTACTAATTGATTCTTGCTGTTTGACCTTAATACTTTAATATAACACAGCATTCATATTTGATCAGAAAACTATCTGGCTTCCTTTTATAAGAGATTTTTAGGTTTTATACAGTTTTGTGgccttgggtttttttgtttgtttttttgaaggtATATAATGTGTAAGTAAACAAATTTGATTTGTAGACATTTTTATGTGGATCATCTAATTAAAAATGGAGGGATACAGTATGAAAGAATACTTGTACTTCTTAACAGAGCactcaacctttcttttatatCCTGTTTCACTGATGTTATTATGTAATTTATGTTGATAAActataaattagatatttaatttctgttctttgatttccttttattattaaatgGACTTGTTGATTTGCCTAGAAATTAATTTGCCTTTCAAAAGTCTTATTAATCTTCCTCCGTTGAAATTAATTTGATATTTGCATGCTTCTGGAAGACTTTAAAGAGCTATTCCGAGTAACTGTAGAGATTATAAAACGAAATATgggaattttaataaattttacatCTCCAGTTACTGGTGAAAATGTCAAGCCCTCCTTTCTGCAGAGTATTTTGTTACTCATCTGTTattcagcttatttatttatttatttatttttctttctttcttgttttttttttttttgagacggagtcttgctttgtcgcccaggctggagtacagtggtgggatctcggctcactgcaggctccacctcccgggttcacgccattcttctgcctcagcctcccaagtagctgggactacaggcgcccaccaccatgcctggctaattttttgtatttttagtagagacgggtttcactgtgttagccaggatggtctcaatctcttgacctcgtgatccgcctgcctcggcctcccaaagtgctgggattacagacatgagccaccgcgcctggcccttatttgttttttaaacaaaattagtcTGCATATCCTTGTTGTATTTTATCAGCAAGTTGTTTTATGCCCTAACTTTTGGGGTCTTGATCGTGAGCCTAAAACACGTAAACACCCAAAAAGAATTATATTCCAGTTAAAGGAACAAAACATTCATTTAGAAGTTCTCATCCACGTAAATCAGAGGCTGGCAAACATTCTCTGTAAAGGGCCAAGATAGTAAACGTTTTAGGCTTTGAGGGCCACAAGTGGTatctgttgcatttttttttaattatgaccctttaaaatgcaaaaatcgTTGTTAGCTTGTGCATAGTATAAAAATAGGCTGGCTGcacgctgtggctcatgcctgtaatcccagaaatgaggtgggaggccgaggtgggcacaccacctgaggtcaggagtttgagaccagcctggccaacgtggttgaaaccccgtctctactaaaaatacaaaacttagccaggcgtggtggcgggtgcctgtaatcctggctactcaaggggctgaggcagtagaattgcttgaacctgagaggcagaggctgtagtgagccgagatcatgccagtgcacaccagcctggacgaccgagcgagactgtctcaaaaaaaaaaaaaaaggctgtggcTGCATTTGGTCCATTCGCTGTAATATGCTGATTCCTAATTCTCTGGGTAACTTTAGTGTTTGATTAGCTACTAGAAGTTAGgttaaacttttgtattttacagGCTAACCTTAATTATCTTAAAGTAAAACCTAACATAGTTcatgaaaaggaaatagaaattttaccctagtactcttttttttttttttttttgttgaggcagagtctccctctgtcacccaggctggagtgcagtggtgggatcttggctgattgcagcctcctcctcctgggttcaagcaattcttgtgcctcagcctcccgagcagctgggactacaggcacgcaccaccacacctgactgatttttgtatttttagtagagacagggtttcgccatgttggccaggctggtcttgaactcctggcatcaagtgatcctccatctgagcctcccagtgtgctgggattacagacgtgagtcactgtgcctggcctctagtatttttttttttttttttgagacggtctcagtgttgccaggctggagtgcagtggcgcgatcctggctcactgcaacctccgcttcccggattcaagcgattctcctgcctcagcctcctgagtagctgggactatgggtgcacaccacgacgcccagctaatttttgtatttttagtagagacggggtttcaccatgttggccaatatggtctcagtctcttgacctcgtgatctgcctgtctcggcctcccaaagtgctgggattacagacgtgagccactgtgcccagctgtactTTTTAAGATAAGAATTGCAGGATATATATTTTTACCAACTTAAtaacttataattttaaaaagctaattacTTGGCTAGAATATAATGCATTACATATTATTTACACTCAGTTCAGTCCATATCTGAAAGGCAAATAGAATTATTTTCTGCTAGTACATTGTGTAGTCCCTATGTTCCTAGTGTATAAGGACTGTTACCTAGTTCACATTTATCTGGGTTGTTTACAGATTTTCCTGGTCCCTTTGGACAGTGCATGGCCATGTTGGCAAAAGCTGTCAAAATTGAAACATTGACACCATGAGAATTGTGTGTTTTCCAGTCTGCTAAAATCAAAAGTGGGAGGGTTCAGTAAGGTGAATGACAGAAGCAGAGTTTTCGGGGTATCTGTTACTCCTCATTCGGCTTTTCTGCTCTCTGGGGGTCTCAATTTAAATATAATGTGAAAATTAGTTTTACGAACCTAAAAATGTTGAGTgattaatttcctggttttgttattaatttctagatatttaaattaATTGTTAGAAGAACCCCGTTAAAGAATGCTTTGCAAAACAACCTCCTTATGTGCTATGTCTCTGTTTAATAGTAGTTGAGTTTGTTTACATGAGATCAATATTTTGAACTTTAGCTTTTTATGAGTTCAAAATTGACGGAACAGTTACTGTGCACTTGCTGTGCACCATGGTAGTCTCCCAAGTAGTGGTTTTTCTGCATTTCAATAGTACATGAGATAGGCTGTGGGTGGCAAGGTTTCTTGAGAAAGTGAGGGATGCACAGTTGGGTTTTAGAATACGTCTTGTTCCTCCATGCCCTTCCCCACCAAAAGGCTGGTAGTCTTGCATTTGTATATAGTTAGGGTATTTTATGTGTTGCTTCCTTGACAGAGTTTTGCAAGAATTTGCAGATTTAACAGGAACAAAAACTTACTTAAAACAAAATCTCTTAGTAAAAGCATAGTCTAGCAAGATTTAGAATGATACTTTGGCTAACAGTTCTTTCTCTATATGGAGTGCTTTGTTTCCATAGCCTCACAAGTATGTTTTCAGATAATAGTTGAGTTGAAAATGTTGTCAatctcttgatttaaaaaaatttacatatttaaagttgTATACTTTTGTTCCTATGTATTTTCAGTTGTTCTTAAAGTTTAATAAGTGACATTTGAAAatgagtatatatgtataaaaacaaaagtaggctaggcgcggtggctcatgcctataatcctagcactttgggaggctgaggcaggcggatcacaaggtcaggagtttgagaccagcctgggcaatatggtgaaacccccatctactaaaaatacaaaaattagctgggtgtggtggtgcatgcctgtattcccagctactcgggaggctgaggcaggagaatcacttgaacccggaggtggaggttgcagtgagccgagattgcaccactgcagtccagcctgggcggcagagcaagactccatctcaaaaaaaacaaaaaaagaaaaagttaaaaaaacaacaaaaaaaccccacaaaatgaGTATATGTGGCAACAAGTCctattctcaaaaaaaattattgtgtgcTAGTTAAGAGCGTAATGAGTAGCCAGTCGGTATTAAATATCTGTTTCAgctatattttatctttaaaaattatctacaaATTTTGGAATGTGAAAAACCAGTGTTTTGTTTCATAGGTGTATACtgtaggcattttaaaaataagagccaGTGCCAGTGGTTTACAGTGTACACAAGGATAATGTTCTTATGTTCTCTTGATGTCAGTATGACTTTAAAGCATAttatcaagaaataactaagtcTGAAAAACTGTGGCAAATAACTGGTACTCTAAAACCTAAATTTCttactactaaaaataagaaatggaaaaagtcaCCCTGTGCTGTTAATTATATGAGCCACTGAGGTCCTGACACTGAATTCTTGGTGGTGGATAATAatctcttctttttaattattggCTTCCAATTCTCTCTGCATTGCTGGaaacaaaaatcatatatttCACTATTGGTGGTGGGGATGCTGTCACTGAAAAAGCAGACACATTCAAACTGATTTTAGAAATAAGTTAAAATCAAAATTTGCTTCTGCTAAATTAGTAGAGGACCAatactgtttttctccttcatagTATGTTTTGGTACTTCTACATTGacattataacttttttttttttaaacaggaataGAAGTTTACATTCTtagaaaatttatgaaaatatgaGCTTTTacctggtttgtgtgtgtgtatatatatacacacatatttttaaatttcttacattgattttcaaattGAAAGAGAACCATTTGTGAAAGTATCTTAACAGAGCTCATGCTTTACATTTTACATGCTACAAAGTTATTTTAGTGCCTTAAATTATTTATGTTgcttattaaagaaaattttggatacataattttttcaagacagaggtAAAAATAATAAACCCTTTCCTTCTGAGGATTAATgataaatataaactttaaaacgattaaaaaaaatttttttagagacagggtcttgctctgttgcccagactgaagtgcagtggtgcagtcatagctcactgaagcctcaaactctgggcccaggcaaccctcctgcctcagccttttgagtagctgggacttcaggttcATGCCAACATGcctaatttatcttatttttagtagagatgaggtctcaaactcctggcatctcttgccctctcaaagtgctggtaccACAGGCATTAGTCACCACACCTGACACTTAAAATCTTTTATATACAGGTGTAAGTGGGTATCTAACTTAAAGTGCCAACGAAGGTAGTTGAAAGTTTGTATTTGTAGTTGGCTTAGCTAACTAGTTAACTAAATTGATtccattaaaaataagataagaCTGTTCTTAGAATATAATGATTTTTGTTATTCGTTAAATATATCACTGGATGGTATATGTTAATGACTTGAGATACGCATTTTAACATATAATCACGTTACTTAAATGCCTGCTTTTGAACTGAAACTTAACATTATGAATTTAAATTAAAGTTTGACTTTAGAGGTAAATTTCTGTACTTTACTAAAGCAGTTCTTAATATACTTCTGAGATTTCTAAAAATTAGTGTGCCCTAAAGAATTGAGGTGTGTTTTTCTTAACTACTGTAGGCAGTAGATGTACAGATGACTTCTGCATGCAAAAATTAAGCCCTAGCCATTGGTTTACTTCAACTAATACTTAGTTGCCAATTCTCTGTGTGTGATTGAATTTAAAACTACAAATGGTACTGGTGATATATTAACTTTTTAGGTGCTAGGTCCACTTTGTTACATTTGGTTCAGTAGAAACATTGATGTTACCAATCTCAGAAAGCTAAAATACGTATGCCAATCCCCAAATTAGGTAATTCATTCTTAATTTTAAGATAAAAGAATAG
The Gorilla gorilla gorilla isolate KB3781 chromosome 10, NHGRI_mGorGor1-v2.1_pri, whole genome shotgun sequence genome window above contains:
- the KRAS gene encoding GTPase KRas isoform X1, translated to MFSGRNVVPRTHSLGLLKMTEYKLVVVGAGGVGKSALTIQLIQNHFVDEYDPTIEDSYRKQVVIDGETCLLDILDTAGQEEYSAMRDQYMRTGEGFLCVFAINNTKSFEDIHHYREQIKRVKDSEDVPMVLVGNKCDLPSRTVDTKQAQDLARSYGIPFIETSAKTRQRVEDAFYTLVREIRQYRLKKISKEEKTPGCVKIKKCIIM
- the KRAS gene encoding GTPase KRas isoform X2; this translates as MFSGRNVVPRTHSLGLLKMTEYKLVVVGAGGVGKSALTIQLIQNHFVDEYDPTIEDSYRKQVVIDGETCLLDILDTAGQEEYSAMRDQYMRTGEGFLCVFAINNTKSFEDIHHYREQIKRVKDSEDVPMVLVGNKCDLPSRTVDTKQAQDLARSYGIPFIETSAKTRQGVDDAFYTLVREIRKHKEKMSKDGKKKKKKSKTKCVIM
- the KRAS gene encoding GTPase KRas isoform X3; its protein translation is MTEYKLVVVGAGGVGKSALTIQLIQNHFVDEYDPTIEDSYRKQVVIDGETCLLDILDTAGQEEYSAMRDQYMRTGEGFLCVFAINNTKSFEDIHHYREQIKRVKDSEDVPMVLVGNKCDLPSRTVDTKQAQDLARSYGIPFIETSAKTRQRVEDAFYTLVREIRQYRLKKISKEEKTPGCVKIKKCIIM